The Terriglobales bacterium genome segment TCCAGCACCGGAATGGCGGAATCGTCCAGGCGCAGCACGCAGCCCTCGAACTTCTCCTTGTGCATGCGCCCCGCGGCGTCGTCGCCCAGGTTCAGGATGCTGATGTTGAACTGGCGGAAGCAGTCGCGCAGGATATTGGTGATAGGCTCCTCGACGCCGACCAAGGCCACCCGAGCGAGGACCTTCCGGGTCGAGGGACCGGTGGGGGCAACCGCAGAACCCATGGGGCCTGATGTCCTTTCGGGGGAGTGGGTAACCGCTAATTCTCAGGTCTGGGACGGGATTTGGCAACCGCTATTAGGAAGGAGGACGGGCCAGGCCTCAGGCAAACAGCTTCTTGACCTCGCTGGCGGCGAAGACGCGGTTTCTGCCGCCCTGCTTGGCGACATAGAGGGCGGCGTCGGCAGCCTTGACCAGCTCGTCGCGGGTCTTGCCGTTCTTGGGAAACTCGGCCAGGCCGGCGCTCACCGTCACCGGCCGCGGCACCCCGGGGAAGTGGAAGCTCTCGATGGCCCGGCGCAGCTTCTCGGCCACGTTCCTGGCGCCCTGGCCGGTAGTCTCCGGCAGCAGGATGGCGAACTCCTCGCCGCCGTAGCGGCAGACCACGTCGGGGGCGCGCAACTGCTGGGCCAGCAAAGCGGAGACCTGGCGCAATACCTCGTCGCCCAGCAGGTGGCCGAACTCGTCGTTGAGTTTCTTGAAGTGGTCGATGTCGATCATGATCATGGACCACCCGGAGGGATAGCGGTCGGAGCGGCCCAGCTCCTCCGACATGCGCTGCTCGAAGTGGCGGCGATTGAAGATGCCGGTGAGCCCGTCCAGGAAGGCGAGCTGGCGCACGCGGTCGAAGTAGCGGGCGTTCTGGATGGCGGTGGCCACGATGTCGGCGACCGACTCCAGGGGCTGGGCGTCGGCCTCCTCGAAGGCGTTGGCGCGCGCACTCTCCAGCACCAGGACCCCCACCGTCTGCCCGAAGGAGATCAGGGGCAGGCAGATCTCCGAGACCGCCTCCTGAAAGCCGGCCACGTAGCCGGCCATGGCGGGAACGTTGTTGGCGACGATGGTCTTGCGGGCCGACAGCGCCTGCCAGGAGAGGCCCAAGCCCGGCGGCAGGACCGCGCCGCGCTCGAAGATGGGGGTGAGCTTGCCTTCGAAGGCGCGCACCACCAGCTTGTCCTCTTCCCAGAGCAGCACCGCCACCTCGTCGAAGTTGTGGAAGGACTCCAGCAGGAGTCGTCCGACGGTGGCCAGCAATTCATCCAGGTCCAGCACCGCCGTGGTCTGGCTGGTGATGGCGTTGATGGCCTCCAGTTGCTGGGCGCGCCGCCGCTCCAGCGAGTACAGGCGTGCGTTCTGCAGGGCGATGGAGGCCTGGGTGGAGAACAGGGTGAGCAGGTCGAGGGTCTCGGAATCGAAGTGCGCGGGCTCGTCGCTCTGGCAGTCCAGGATGCCCACCACCTGGTCGCGCAGCATCAGGGGGATGGCCACCTGGGAACGCGTGCTG includes the following:
- a CDS encoding diguanylate cyclase; the encoded protein is MPKLAILYDASQVVLATFDLDEVLRQILTIARDYFHLPTAAILLYDAKGERFCVRSQVGWDPGAEKLSFVLGQGLQGAAARLKRPLYVPDVARDPRYIATAASTRSQVAIPLMLRDQVVGILDCQSDEPAHFDSETLDLLTLFSTQASIALQNARLYSLERRRAQQLEAINAITSQTTAVLDLDELLATVGRLLLESFHNFDEVAVLLWEEDKLVVRAFEGKLTPIFERGAVLPPGLGLSWQALSARKTIVANNVPAMAGYVAGFQEAVSEICLPLISFGQTVGVLVLESARANAFEEADAQPLESVADIVATAIQNARYFDRVRQLAFLDGLTGIFNRRHFEQRMSEELGRSDRYPSGWSMIMIDIDHFKKLNDEFGHLLGDEVLRQVSALLAQQLRAPDVVCRYGGEEFAILLPETTGQGARNVAEKLRRAIESFHFPGVPRPVTVSAGLAEFPKNGKTRDELVKAADAALYVAKQGGRNRVFAASEVKKLFA